cactttcagtcagcagtgaaTGGTTGAAATAATTAGATCCtttgtggattataatcaccatacaaagCAGAAATATTTATGAACAATGCAAAAGGctgcacgctaggcattaactTGCCATAAACATGGTCAATGGTCAgacttttggatttaaatattcaacaaagcatgcaaacaaatggctGATTTTATCCTGTTCATTTTGTGATtgcgctagttccagtgacttgtttcttattagttttctgataacttctctttgttggtgaaattatgGAGTTGCAcgacgttgttcctgagaggcatgTAAAGGGAGGGCTTTAGTGTAGCGCAGCGCAGCTTCTGGTCCATTGGTGGAAATGCagtgctattctggcctcggtacTACAGGTCAGAGGCTATTAGCCCCGCATGGCCTGTTTAAAGCACTTGCTCGCACTGGCCCAACAGTGGAACAGCAGCTACTGATCTAACAGCACTACAGTAGAGATGTAGCCACAATCACATGTCAAAAGTAGTAAATTTAATAAGCACAGTTTATGTATTATGATGGAGCTTAAATCCTTAAATGAAATCTTCTCAGAAAAACTGGAAATAGTTCATTAGATCACCTTTTTTCTGATATTTTAGACAAATGGTTGAATTGTCCTGTGCCAGACTATGCTTGTTTTTAGATCAAGGGTTTAATAACTGcatgtacttacatttttttgAGGTGTCctatatacagttgcaatcaaaattattcaacccccatTACCTGCTAGACATTTTGCTGCGCAAAACaaaattttatgaaaacaattcaacaaaggcatcagtaaagtattagagagaGTTTCTAGAGAAATTcaaaattggctctaaacattcatgtttaaAATTATTCAACACCCAAAAAGTCAAATTTTGCACAAAATCAGAATAAAGCCAACCCCATAACAGGGCTTATACACCTCCAAGTTtgacgatggagatggtgttcttctgttTATGAGCTTTGCCtcttttgcagcagacataccgctgatccatgggtccaaaatgttccagtttggtcacatcactccataaaacgttcttccagagctccacaggtctacacaaatgaattttagcTAGTTCATgtctgccttttgttcttcttgccTTTTGTTCTTTTTAAGAGTGGTATTCATTGAGTTTTCCTCCTTTTCGTCGGGTCATCTTTCAAGTCTTTGGCTTTACATTGAAGATTTTGTGGTTTTTATTCAACAACCTCAAAAGTGTTGTGTtacaacacactttaagctaaggaataagacTTTTAATGTTggtgatttaaaatgatttaaagctttagattttcaaaagtaatgcaattattttattctctatagcttttgtgagatctctgtccatttttgctactcaacttcagcacatgcatgaattgtatgtatgtgtaacagctcaagctaattctgtttttaataagaGTTTCTAAAgacttaattgtgttttgagacagttttattccccaccatgcaaataagtgactTAAAAACAGCAATGATGACTAGGGGTTAAATATTTATGACATAACtctgttattaaaaaaatcgtataactcaaaaatattacattacataatgAAATTATCACTAGTAAAATGCCAATGAACTGTTAGAGATGCAATTTTCATATTATcgtggatcttcagaaaagcttgtatttgtaaagtactgcagtctctgagcGGTTGAGTAAGTTTTCTAGAATGATATGCATCACCTCCTTCAGTTAGATTAGTGTTTAAACTATCTAGCTAAAGaatatagaatacccaagacatgtcactcgtatagttttgaatggggaaaatgcAACGCTCAATATGGCTGCTCAATCGCAGGTGAATGTTTGGCTCaagcaatcagaatcaaggaccagaaccatccattttataataatgttttgatgTAGGTTTCTTTTTGCTGTTTAACTTGGCTaactttaatttgtcttttttcataaCAGACCTCATGTCGCTGAAAGAGGAGCGCATAGTACTGAATGAAACGGAAGAGAATGAACAATATGAGACTCATCATGATTTTAAAACTGGAGAAGAATCTTTCTGTTGGCCACAGATTAAAGAGACTTTCTCACAGAAGACTGCTCATAAAACAGAAACTGAAAGTTATTTTACACCTTTTCACTCTAAAATGAGTTTCAAGGAACATGAAAACCTGAAAGTACACAATGGAGGGAAGGCATTcccctgccaacagtgtggaaagagttttgatTGTAATGGAAACCTTAACAGGCACATGagggttcacactggagagaaacctcacATCTGCCctgagtgtggaaagagtttttatCGTAATGGAAACCTTAAAgagcacatgagagttcacactggaggaAAGCCTTTCCCCTGCAAACAGTGTGGAAAACGTTTTACTCAAAAAGGAAACCTTAACAGGCACAtaagagttcacactggagagaaaccatacacctgccaacagtgtggaaagtgtttcgATCATAATGGAAACCTTAAAgtgcacatgagaattcacactggagagaagtcTTTCACCTGTCAACAGTGTGGATTCAATTTCACTCTTAAAGGAAACCTTAAATCCCACATGAAAATTCACACTGGAAagaagcctttcacctgccaacagtgtggaaaaagttttacTCAAAAAGGAAACCTTAACAGGCACAttagagttcacactggagagaaaccatactcCTGTAAACAGTGCAGAGTCAGTTTCACTCATGATGGAACTCTGTACaggcacatgagagttcacactggagagagttccttcacctgccaacagtgtggaaaatgttttagtaaaaaatCAAACTGTAACAAGCACATGAGAAAATTACACGGCCTATTTTCTACACATTCTTGATCAACACATGAGGATTCAACTGAGAGAACTTTTTTTTGTCATCAGTGTGGAAGGAGTTTCTCAGACAGGAATCATGtaataatgttattttgtgtAGGAAGCAGGAGTGAAGaccaggggcctcatttataaaactgtgCGTAGGATCCTTACTAAAACTCTACGTACGCACAAAAGCCAAAAATAGCGTAcgcaaaaaaatattcagatttataaaaccatgcgtACGCACACCTGCACGCAGTTTTCACTTTATAAATCACAGCCTACCTGATAATTTGCGcacgcaaaaaaaaataataatttaccgCCCTTAATCCGCCCACATTCAACCATATATAGACAATGCAAATTACCTCATTGGCCATGCATATTAAAAGGAGCAaggaaatgtttgtttttttaaaaacaaaatcatggcAGCAATGGAGAGCAAAAGCAAGAAGCGAAATTTCTCTGAGGCAGAAATAGAGGTTCTTGTGAGTGAGGTGGACGAAAGGAAGGCTATTTTGTTTGGTGGCCACAGCAGTGGAattaccaattaaaaaaaatatttagagtgGCAACACATCACTTCTGCGGTAAACGCAGTTGCTTCGGCAAACAGGACGGTTCCAGATGTAAAAAAGAAGTGGTCCGATCTTAAGGTGGGAGCAAAGAAATGGCTTGCCTCTCACCGACAGAGTGTGTGTGCGACTGGTGGGGGCAAAGGCGTCCCCAATGGAGACCCGAATGGCCTCGATTCTTGGCCAAACCAGTGTGTGTGGCATTGTGTCTGAGAGGGAGGGAGACACAGATGTGCTGGATACAGGGGAACCAGGTAAATAAAATGTGTGctcaattaaacaaaataaattatacactCAAAAAAGTCAACTAGCCACTTGTTTGATTTGCAAAATACAAATATGTCTGATTAATAAGAATATAAAATGTTTACTTATGTTAAATGATTCATTCTTGTTATTTGTAACTAAATTATTATTCGAAGCAGTGCAAGTTTACTTGATTTGATTAGATGCATAATGGGTGCTACGAATAAATCATGTTcattcaacaatttattttttttgagtgtacaatTGGTTTAGTCCTTATTCTTGCAGAGTCTGCGGGAGACCAGTGTGACGAAACTCCCAGCGCAGAGTCTGCAGGGGCTATGGAGTTTCCCGAGGTCCCCAGCACAAGTGAGTCCCGACCTTGTGGCACGGCGGGAAGTGGCCGGGTGCTGACTGAGGCTGTTctgcagacacagagagacaccaTTAATGCAATAACTGTAATCGCAGATGAGCTTAAGCAAATAAGGGTTGTGCTGGGTGACATTGCATCTACATTAAAAGATCTTGTTAAAAAATGAACCTTTACACTGTTGTTCTTCACAAATGGCGCATTACTTCCTGACGGAGCCTTGCTCCCTGATGATGTCCTTCTTGTTGGGGAGGGGGGTGACTGGGACCAATGAGCAACTAGTAAATATTGCAAATATTGAAATATGTCAAagtaaattttgccattttgcaAAGGGTTAATTCCCTTTATCCGCAGTCAGTTCCTCAACTCACCATCAGTGTCGCCAAACTGCTTTGTCTTCAAAATGTGTGTACGCGAGGGTCAGAGTTTGCGTGTGGGTGCGCATATTTTCACGTCaagtttttctttataaatccCACCTTTTGCGCAGGAACTGGCGTACGCATGTTTTCAGCCCCGTTTTGTGCGTACGCAagctttataaatgaggccccaggGCTCAGTTCAGGGCTTCAGACGAATTCTTCCCACTGGTGGCTCTTTTCCGACTAATAAATTACAGAATGTTTAGCAAACACTGAGGAATCGGAtaaccttaaaaaaattaaagcattcATAATGTAATGTGAGGTAAGCAAGATTTCAACTAATTCAAGCTTTAGGGTTGTTCGGAATAAATAATTTGTCACTTCAGGTTCTGTTAGGAAATGGACCAAAACGATCAAGAatatttcatgaattattttattaaaagaaacaaGACTGATACTGAGGTATGTAGTTAGGTAGTAAgcgttatttttattattatttacattatttatatagtgaTCAAACTTTCAACCATTATGCTCTCCACACTCCTATCCAGTAGGTGGCGGGAATGCACCATTTAAGTTGGTTTGCCTACTGCCATTAACAcattggaagaagaagaagatcactTTTGCAAATAATTCACCACTGTTGGAAAAGCACTGTCTAAAGGTCCCTTAGGTGAAGTTGTTGAAAGTCGACTTATCTAATcctattattgttaaaaaaaaaatatatatatatatatatatatatgtatatgtgtgtattgttttCAAAACTGTTGCCTTTTTTCGTTCATTAGTTGGATGTTGTAAGGCTGttgttctcaaactttttttggTCGCGCCCCCCATCCCCCCGCCCCAATAcctataaaaaaaagtattttaaagccAAGAGCGAGATTTGCCTTGTCATATTATCTGCATTTAGCTTTCAAAAGTCCAGCACCTGCCTGGGTCTGTGTGACTTGATTTATGgcttttcttttctctgtcaGGAACCGATCCATTCCCATTCTAAAGGTGCTTTCACACTTTGTTTGCTTGCCTGGTATGAACCAGAGTTTGATTGTTCCTCCTCCCTCTAATTCCATTGTTTAACttttattaaagttaactaaataaaaaaacatttactgctCTTGACCGAAAACTTTTGTAGATATATTAAAAATGACTGTCATACAGTAAAGtcttagcctggtaataccagactctgctacttcactttgcttcgtagacaaagtctggaatggcataatagagaagtgttttctctctcgctagggggcgcttgtctgaagtttaaaatcattggttacccgtaagccaatcagatacgtttagttatgttatgcgcctgtacagccgcatcgaagcacagacatcatgcatcgaactcaaatctattgTTGAACTTCCACTGTgtgttgttaaacactcttcttgttctggcttcagtttgaaaaagagttgaatgttctccataacagagcgaattgcatcccgtgtctcgtttcccatttccgcggtcgtttcggttttcgatttctctaacctacaatgtaaaactcagCGTTTAGCAtgtacgtcacggctctcagcccgccctctgctcgttgattggcccggctgtttccagaccggtggcaaacagaaagctctgacgctgtatcagactgagtacagaagcgaaatgaaattgagcggaagtaggaagtctgacgtagtcaggctagtaAAGTCTGTGCCAGGGATGCCCAAATTTGTTCCTGGAGGTCTGGTTTCCTGCAGAGTCTAGCTCCAACATAGTATCAACACACCTGTCGGGAGGTTTCTAGTAAGAGCTTAATTAGGTGGTTCAGGTGTGTCTAACTGGggttggatctaaactctgcaggacactggtcCTCCAGGACTGGGTTTGAGCATCCCTGGtctatgcattattttattattattttatttaaagctctatttttggcatttttgccTCTTATGATATCACATATCAGTGCTGACAACAGGAACTGAAGTGGGAAAGCGATTGGTGGGTGGGATCAGTAAAGGTTCTTGAGTTGGGATTCAAACTTGGGTTGTCCGTAGCGCAACGAGACTGTGTGTTAGCTCACTGCTCACAACAAGCAACCAACACaatgcagtattttattttacatttcataagAATCAGCCAAATtggttaaattacattaaaatgggGTCAAGTTACGTCATTTGAGGTTTGGAGTGtttaaaaagattaaacaaaTAACAGTAATGGACAGTACATTCCAAGGCCCAGTTTAAAGCAGGGCCCCTCTCTGACCACTATAGTGAACAAAGGCTTGCTACATTTTGATTGGATCTTGGTCAAAGTCCTTTTAGGgaagtcgtgccactcggccgccatctaggtaatgcctccgggcagctatttcggACTAACAAGAAaaggctcctatctaaatgaatgggcagagagtcagaactgcacttccAATGGTCACCGGGACACAacaactgcatgtatagaaacagcagtgataaaaatcgctgaaaatgtttgatgactttgccccaaaataaagtttaaaatgcctttttccccacaggCGGAACTTAATTTAAGTCTCTATCCAGAATGCCGGTGTTGTGCTCAATGTCATTTGTTTTATCAGTGTACAGTACaatgttttgaattattttcttCGGTCTCACTTTTTCTTTGCTTTGTCCACCCCTGATATGGACAGATTCTTTGGTAATCTCATTGTATAACGTTATGTgttctttaaaacaaaattatttttttaaaaccctTGTAGAAATGCTGTGCTTATTGATGTTAGGGATACAGTCAGTACATAACCATAGACAATTTATATAACGTTGCCAGCTAGATTTACACAACGCACACATACACTGCATATCAAATCTGCCGCCTTTTCAAACAGTACCCTATTTTGGTGGACAAAAATAACGTTAGCATCAAGACGGAGATTTATACATGTACAAGTTACTCCATAACTTTAAACTAAAATAGATGTACATATGCCATGTTCATGTGCCTTCTATGGGTGCAATAACAGAGTAAGATGTGGGCGATCCTTTTTCGCCTTCCCAAAGGAGAATAAAAGGTAACGTCTTCAATATTTTAACCATTCACGTCAGACTCTCGGTAACGTTAGCTTGCTTACTATTGTCATTGTACATCTTGCTAGCCTAGGCTTACGTGTCACACAGCTAGACCATATATgatattcggttgttaagtgatgacgtaagaagcgctgtttccgggtccaagcctcaactcgcttcacttgagaacactacctcagcagccgtttatgagcattgtttattcatattaataatttaagctaaccgctttcaaacttacggtatacactacagtctccgtgctcacagcgtcagAAGCactaataatttttatataatgacACCACACACGGCAAACTGACGTGCTTTACCAGTTAAGCATGGCCAAAATAAATACTCAATTTGTACAACTATAACTGGTCTGCATCTTCATTTAAGTTGTTCCACACAAATTAGGTATTTAACTACGGTTATCTAGAGTCAATTTGATTGTACGTTTCTGCTTATCATTAACGTTATATAAGTTAGCGTTAGCTATGTAGGAAAGCTGACTTACTAGCTATGCAGTACCTTGATTACACAACATATTTTGTATCTTTTACTTAGAATGTAAGGTAACATTTTTGTGGtcaatataaaatgctttaactACCTTGGTAGTCCGATGCCTTTACATTGTTATCACCCTCTTCTATGTGGATTCCATCTGATCAGCACAACTCGCTGTCAGAAAATCGTCTGCGCTGTCGCAAAACCTTAACTGTGCACATGCGTCAGTGGAATTAgccgataggcttaaatgtttcctggcttgactgttaaaagcaaatgattggctttccagcaggaggggcgggacatgtgcatacaactgccttctttgccgttacgggttttccttatctAGTTGTATTGAgtattgaggaagtggcatgtctctgaTAAATTGTCTCTGATCTTGGTGGACTAACATTATCAAACTGTCCAGCGCCATCAGATAAAGATGCCGGGACAACAGCCAGACACCTCTTAGAAGGCAAGAAGAAGACAAAAATTACTTCTGCTTTTTGCCATATCTGTGTGTTCCAGATTTTAGGACCCTTTGGTATTCATTTAGTAGTTGTTGATTACTCTTGCCTATCTTTTGctaataaaatctgttttatgaCGTGTGTCTTCCTTGTGTTGATGATATAGAAATAGGTTTTACAAGTTAAAGATCCAACCAATCTATCTTATGAGATGTACTCATAACACCTGATCCAAGTTACACGTGATCCATATATATAACGTCATTGGTGACGCCAGAACCCATCATTAAACTACTTTGCCTCCCAAGGTTGGCGAAAGCAtttataatgaaatgtaaaacaacacaataaagcGTGGAGTCCATTTGTTCCACACCAAAAAAACAGAATTGTAGTGTCCACAGgtgtatatacaaaaaaactgaaGTGAAATTGAAATAAAGTATGATATGGCTTTCTGGAGAAGTGTGtccaatcaatcacctttatttatatagtgctttaaacaaaatacattgcgccaaagcactgaacaacattcatttggaaaacagtgtctcaataatgcaaaatgatagttaaaggcagttcatcattgaattcagtgatgtcatctctgttcagttgaaatagtgtctgttttaatttgcaatcaagtcaatgatatcgctgtagatgaagtgaccccaactaagcaagccagaggcgacagcggcaaggaaccgaaactccatcggtgacagaatggagaaaaaaaccttgggagaaaccaggctcagttggggggccagttctcctcggaccagacgaaaccagtagttcaattccaggctgcagcaaagtcagattgtgcaaaagaatcatctgtttcctgtggtcttgtcctggtgctcctctgagacaaggtctttacaggggatctgtatctggggctctagttgtcctggtctccgctgtctttcagggcagtagaggtcctttctaggtgctgatccaccatctggtctggatacgtactggatccgggtgactgcagtgaccctctgatctgaacacagactggatctggtggccacggtgacctcggaacaagagagaaacagacaaatattagcgtagatgccattcttctaatgatgtagaaagtacggtgttatgtgaagtgttacggttccagtttacctaattaatgcagcctaaaaatcctttaacggatttggatattaaaagcatattagtatgttatgtgtatgccaggttaaagagatgggtctttaatctagatttaaactgcaagagtgtgtctgcctcccgaacaatgttaggtaggttattccagagtttaggcgccaaataggaaaaggatctgctgcccgcagttgattttgatattctaggtattatcaaattgcctgagttttgagaacgtagcgg
The nucleotide sequence above comes from Carassius gibelio isolate Cgi1373 ecotype wild population from Czech Republic chromosome B3, carGib1.2-hapl.c, whole genome shotgun sequence. Encoded proteins:
- the LOC127952448 gene encoding gastrula zinc finger protein XlCGF8.2DB isoform X2, translated to MGPKCSSLVTSLHKTFFQSSTDLMSLKEERIVLNETEENEQYETHHDFKTGEESFCWPQIKETFSQKTAHKTETESYFTPFHSKMSFKEHENLKVHNGGKAFPCQQCGKSFDCNGNLNRHMRVHTGEKPHICPECGKSFYRNGNLKEHMRVHTGGKPFPCKQCGKRFTQKGNLNRHIRVHTGEKPYTCQQCGKCFDHNGNLKVHMRIHTGEKSFTCQQCGFNFTLKGNLKSHMKIHTGKKPFTCQQCGKSFTQKGNLNRHIRVHTGEKPYSCKQCRVSFTHDGTLYRHMRVHTGESSFTCQQCGKCFSKKSNCNKHMRKLHGLFSTHS
- the LOC127952448 gene encoding gastrula zinc finger protein XlCGF8.2DB isoform X1, with the translated sequence MAFIKEETEDVKIEETFRVKQEDTEEQTDLMSLKEERIVLNETEENEQYETHHDFKTGEESFCWPQIKETFSQKTAHKTETESYFTPFHSKMSFKEHENLKVHNGGKAFPCQQCGKSFDCNGNLNRHMRVHTGEKPHICPECGKSFYRNGNLKEHMRVHTGGKPFPCKQCGKRFTQKGNLNRHIRVHTGEKPYTCQQCGKCFDHNGNLKVHMRIHTGEKSFTCQQCGFNFTLKGNLKSHMKIHTGKKPFTCQQCGKSFTQKGNLNRHIRVHTGEKPYSCKQCRVSFTHDGTLYRHMRVHTGESSFTCQQCGKCFSKKSNCNKHMRKLHGLFSTHS